Proteins encoded within one genomic window of Ammonifex degensii KC4:
- a CDS encoding stage II sporulation protein M, translated as MPGTSTDGKRLALAFLSFAALFFLGCLAGSVFPHLFARFLTRVVADTFEAVGHLERLSGTALLPVFLLTFVYLKNFLVAALCFLGARPTRGIFPGVVCLVNGLVLGWLGAVLAEAGVSPWRYAGALAPHGVVELPAVFAASALGMARTGGGATRQFAPVACALLVAACIEVFVSPHVAKVVGLT; from the coding sequence ATGCCGGGTACGAGCACAGACGGGAAGAGGCTGGCTCTGGCTTTCCTTTCGTTCGCCGCGCTGTTCTTTCTGGGCTGTCTCGCGGGGAGCGTGTTCCCTCACCTGTTCGCCCGGTTCTTGACGCGGGTCGTGGCGGACACCTTTGAGGCGGTAGGGCACCTCGAAAGGCTGTCGGGCACTGCTCTCTTGCCGGTCTTCCTTCTGACGTTCGTCTACCTGAAGAACTTCCTGGTAGCGGCGCTGTGTTTTCTCGGTGCCCGGCCCACGCGGGGGATCTTTCCCGGCGTCGTGTGCCTCGTCAACGGGCTGGTGCTCGGCTGGCTGGGGGCGGTGCTGGCGGAGGCGGGGGTCTCCCCCTGGCGGTACGCGGGCGCTCTGGCCCCGCACGGGGTCGTGGAGCTCCCGGCCGTCTTCGCGGCTTCCGCCCTGGGGATGGCGAGAACGGGAGGGGGCGCCACGCGGCAGTTTGCTCCCGTGGCCTGCGCGCTCCTGGTCGCCGCCTGCATCGAAGTGTTCGTGTCCCCTCACGTGGCGAAGGTGGTGGGCCTGACGTGA
- a CDS encoding HD-GYP domain-containing protein — protein MSVLEHVAKLPSLWEAASAMRKWSEGLFRHSLLVADLAAEVAEALGFSRQEVELARLGGLLHDFGKVTWPREMAHKHPLLDEDRELVRLHPLVGAKLVEERVPGVSGVVLRVIREHHERDGGNGYPRGLRAPDLHPLSRVVACVEVFAALTERRSYRPVDFTPEQAFAVLHEDGFDGELIDALRRVLSGREGAARPAPGAAAGP, from the coding sequence GTGAGCGTCCTCGAGCACGTAGCAAAGCTCCCCTCTCTCTGGGAAGCGGCGTCCGCCATGAGGAAGTGGAGCGAGGGGCTTTTCCGGCACTCCCTGCTGGTGGCCGACCTGGCGGCGGAGGTGGCCGAAGCCTTAGGCTTTTCCCGGCAGGAAGTGGAGCTGGCCCGCTTAGGCGGGCTCCTCCACGACTTCGGCAAGGTGACCTGGCCGAGGGAGATGGCGCACAAGCACCCGCTCTTGGACGAGGATCGGGAACTGGTGCGGCTCCACCCCCTGGTGGGGGCGAAGCTGGTGGAGGAGAGGGTCCCGGGAGTCTCCGGCGTAGTGCTACGGGTAATCCGCGAGCACCACGAGAGGGACGGCGGCAACGGCTACCCGAGGGGGCTCAGGGCCCCCGACCTGCACCCTCTCTCCCGAGTGGTGGCCTGCGTGGAAGTCTTCGCGGCCCTGACCGAGCGCAGGAGCTACCGGCCCGTGGACTTCACGCCGGAGCAGGCGTTCGCGGTGCTCCACGAGGACGGCTTCGACGGGGAGCTGATAGACGCCCTCCGCCGGGTGCTGAGCGGGCGGGAGGGAGCGGCCCGCCCGGCTCCGGGCGCTGCTGCGGGGCCGTGA
- a CDS encoding nucleotidyl transferase AbiEii/AbiGii toxin family protein has protein sequence MSFRSLFWDRPHLRDATHQKLKEYLERVRGDRVRYDPVLRRFVEAGKLKDALAVFPLEEIRRALGTFRFWKTPELRLRAWERAVGWLEKERRFAPREHGECWASPRQRELFLQLFREPRVRERFYLTGGTCLAVFYLGHRRSEDLSLFAAREADFRENARLFRALTGGTAEVESEHYCRYSAGGVRVDFVWDALSLPEEFASLEVESGLTVKLDTPFNIAVNKLCAVVSRGEPKDVVDLAFLLKVGAVGPPSLARLFAGAAEREAALDDPLYVSALLEELAERADRALEEVRPLLVREVAAAEVRETLLRLSSAVSALHHAPLPPPGPGTPGGKPRL, from the coding sequence GTGTCTTTCCGGTCGCTCTTCTGGGACCGGCCTCACCTCCGCGATGCGACGCACCAAAAGTTGAAGGAATACCTGGAAAGGGTGCGGGGCGACCGCGTCCGCTATGACCCGGTGCTGCGCCGCTTCGTCGAGGCGGGAAAGCTAAAGGACGCCCTGGCCGTCTTCCCCCTGGAAGAGATAAGGCGCGCGCTGGGCACCTTCCGCTTCTGGAAGACGCCGGAGCTCAGGCTCCGCGCCTGGGAGAGGGCGGTGGGATGGTTGGAGAAGGAAAGGCGGTTCGCGCCGCGCGAGCACGGGGAGTGCTGGGCCTCTCCCAGACAGAGGGAGCTCTTCCTCCAGTTGTTCCGGGAACCGCGCGTCAGGGAGCGGTTCTACCTCACGGGAGGTACTTGCCTGGCAGTCTTCTACCTGGGACACAGGAGGTCTGAAGACCTGAGCCTGTTCGCCGCGCGGGAAGCCGACTTCCGGGAGAACGCGCGCCTCTTCAGGGCGCTGACGGGCGGGACGGCGGAAGTGGAGTCGGAGCACTACTGCCGGTACTCCGCCGGGGGCGTCAGGGTCGACTTCGTCTGGGACGCCCTCTCCCTCCCGGAGGAGTTCGCCTCCCTCGAGGTCGAGTCCGGGCTGACGGTGAAGCTCGACACCCCGTTCAACATCGCGGTCAACAAACTCTGCGCGGTGGTGAGCCGGGGCGAGCCGAAAGACGTCGTGGACCTGGCCTTCCTGCTGAAGGTAGGAGCAGTTGGCCCGCCCTCCCTGGCGCGGCTCTTCGCGGGGGCGGCGGAGAGGGAAGCCGCCCTCGACGACCCCCTTTACGTCTCCGCCCTCCTGGAAGAGCTGGCGGAGCGGGCGGACCGGGCGCTGGAGGAAGTCCGCCCCCTCCTGGTGAGGGAGGTCGCCGCGGCGGAGGTGCGGGAAACGCTACTGCGGCTCTCCTCGGCGGTGTCCGCCCTGCACCATGCCCCCCTTCCCCCGCCAGGACCGGGGACGCCGGGCGGGAAGCCCCGCCTATAA
- a CDS encoding Fic family protein translates to MQEVLRDVDRLKERLDRAGQLTPAEARRLREYLLVEWTHHSTALEGNTLDLRETRVVLLDGLAVGGKTLREHLEVVDHRDAVEWLESAVREGLPLSEGLIRELNRLVLKSTLPEEAGKYRRGGARVAGSRHVPPPAWDVPFLVRETVREYDARRGKEHPVALAAWLHWRLVFIHPFTDGNGRTARLLMNFSLMSGGYPPAVIRKEDRERYLDALEEASVRGNLEPFTRLLAERVKEGLCLRLEIVGGEPPEQSQGPAGQRPERPLP, encoded by the coding sequence TTGCAGGAAGTCCTGCGCGACGTCGACCGGCTCAAGGAGAGGCTTGACAGGGCCGGGCAGCTCACGCCCGCGGAGGCCCGGCGGCTCCGGGAGTACCTGCTCGTGGAGTGGACGCACCACTCCACGGCCCTGGAGGGCAACACCCTCGACCTGCGCGAGACGCGCGTAGTCCTGCTCGACGGGCTCGCCGTGGGCGGGAAGACGCTGCGGGAGCACCTGGAGGTCGTGGATCACCGGGACGCCGTAGAGTGGCTGGAAAGCGCGGTCCGGGAAGGTCTGCCCCTGTCCGAGGGGCTGATCCGGGAGCTCAACAGGCTGGTCCTGAAGTCCACCCTGCCGGAGGAAGCGGGAAAGTACCGCAGGGGAGGAGCGCGGGTCGCGGGCAGCCGCCACGTGCCCCCGCCCGCGTGGGACGTGCCCTTCCTGGTGCGGGAGACGGTGCGCGAGTACGACGCCCGGAGGGGAAAGGAGCACCCGGTCGCGCTGGCGGCGTGGCTCCACTGGCGGCTGGTGTTTATACACCCCTTCACCGACGGCAACGGGCGCACGGCGCGGCTCCTGATGAACTTCTCCCTGATGTCCGGCGGCTACCCGCCGGCGGTAATCAGGAAAGAAGACCGGGAGCGGTACCTGGACGCCCTGGAAGAGGCCTCCGTGAGGGGAAACCTGGAACCGTTCACCAGGCTTTTGGCGGAGAGGGTTAAGGAAGGGCTTTGCCTGCGCCTTGAGATAGTCGGCGGGGAGCCGCCGGAGCAGTCTCAAGGCCCTGCGGGCCAAAGGCCGGAAAGGCCGCTCCCTTAG
- the cmr1 gene encoding type III-B CRISPR module RAMP protein Cmr1, with the protein MGYQRLSPELKTLTPVWTGNVKGKCDRLRETGLLGSLRWWFEVVVRGLGGHACDPTGEKKCEYEEREGVEKLCAACRVFGATGWRKLFRLEVDGSGLEPVMASDRGLLLPSGRCHNSRAGGWYILPALYGTFSLEFRRRRSGDKKEEEFIQVLLGTLRLMERWTAIGAKETGGYGVFKTVSGLNFELPEQNPFGQSRGASDDENGPAALPGLTDFFFARVRLRPKEGDWWKKFKEVELTLNKRLPCKGGRQQWMREGHFQEWIEKGCFPLSPIVRNWLRYAWYPRLKGSISEGLIFGTAEGDRRRRTAIGISHAYRLENGLWEFRIWGCRPPDLEEGKWQEFVEGLHEALKPLNRQAGFSVWRNEDGLFGCVAEPGELVWREFNSERDTVSKISDGWDFFKSLVEGKEKEDGQGSAGVVGGAE; encoded by the coding sequence ATGGGGTATCAGAGGCTTTCGCCCGAGCTCAAGACCCTGACGCCCGTCTGGACGGGCAACGTGAAGGGGAAGTGCGACCGGCTTCGTGAGACGGGGCTTCTGGGTTCCCTGCGCTGGTGGTTCGAGGTGGTCGTTCGGGGCCTGGGCGGTCACGCCTGCGACCCGACCGGTGAAAAAAAGTGCGAATACGAAGAGAGAGAGGGAGTAGAGAAGCTCTGCGCCGCCTGCCGGGTCTTCGGCGCCACCGGGTGGCGGAAGCTCTTCCGGCTGGAGGTGGACGGTTCCGGCCTGGAACCCGTCATGGCTTCAGACAGAGGGCTTCTCCTGCCGAGCGGCCGCTGCCATAACTCCCGCGCGGGGGGCTGGTACATCCTGCCGGCACTTTACGGCACCTTTAGCCTGGAGTTCCGCCGCCGGCGGTCCGGGGACAAAAAGGAAGAGGAGTTTATCCAGGTGCTCCTCGGCACGCTCAGGCTTATGGAACGCTGGACGGCCATCGGCGCCAAAGAAACGGGCGGCTACGGGGTGTTTAAGACGGTGAGCGGACTGAACTTTGAACTTCCCGAACAAAACCCTTTTGGTCAGAGTCGAGGAGCATCGGACGATGAAAACGGCCCTGCCGCTCTTCCCGGTCTCACCGACTTCTTCTTCGCCAGGGTCAGGCTCAGGCCGAAAGAGGGCGACTGGTGGAAGAAGTTTAAGGAAGTGGAGCTTACACTAAACAAGCGGCTGCCCTGCAAGGGTGGAAGGCAACAGTGGATGCGGGAAGGGCACTTCCAGGAGTGGATTGAAAAGGGTTGCTTCCCCCTGAGCCCCATCGTCCGCAACTGGCTCCGGTATGCGTGGTACCCGAGACTTAAAGGATCTATTTCCGAAGGTTTGATTTTCGGCACGGCCGAAGGTGATCGCCGCCGGCGCACGGCCATCGGCATCTCCCACGCCTACCGGCTGGAAAACGGATTATGGGAGTTCCGCATCTGGGGGTGCCGGCCGCCGGATCTCGAAGAGGGGAAGTGGCAGGAATTTGTCGAAGGGCTTCACGAGGCGCTAAAGCCTTTGAACCGTCAGGCAGGTTTTTCTGTTTGGCGGAACGAGGACGGTCTTTTCGGTTGTGTGGCGGAGCCGGGCGAACTGGTCTGGCGGGAGTTTAATTCCGAAAGGGACACCGTTAGCAAGATTTCGGACGGGTGGGACTTCTTCAAGAGCCTGGTAGAGGGAAAGGAGAAGGAAGATGGTCAGGGAAGCGCTGGCGTGGTGGGTGGAGCAGAATAA
- the cmr4 gene encoding type III-B CRISPR module RAMP protein Cmr4 — protein MSTTRQPFSLYRFLFQTLDPVHVGVGGYRLGRVDLPIAREPGTNLPKIPGTGLSGAARHYAAIRAGKLRCAGQGGDEEGGARGHCGEVDKCPICYTFGTLKNGAVSGCARIFDARLLLFPVATFRGPVWVTSPRTLADFGLEGIEPPSSGKVRVVKDLLGEGSAETKGTKPLNLGWLMVEVEEKEFIPIQDQDARGNRKDSDNKGKNGNNDCPPKPVTDLFKQLPDYVRRRLVLVGDDLFGTVVNSNLEVRTSVSINPETGAAKEGALFTYEALPRAAFLWVDVIEEHKVPADDGAGGGQTRTPFPWPKKDSEEAGKAYVQPESWKSALDVVRAGFEYFEFLGVGGMATRGFGRLKQLACREVTPRW, from the coding sequence ATGAGCACCACCAGGCAACCCTTCTCTCTCTACCGCTTCCTCTTTCAGACCCTCGACCCCGTGCACGTGGGCGTGGGGGGCTACCGCCTGGGCCGGGTGGACCTGCCCATCGCCCGCGAGCCGGGCACCAACCTGCCCAAGATCCCCGGCACCGGCCTGAGCGGTGCCGCGCGCCACTACGCCGCCATCCGGGCCGGGAAACTCCGGTGCGCCGGCCAGGGCGGGGATGAAGAAGGCGGCGCAAGAGGCCACTGCGGGGAGGTGGACAAGTGCCCCATCTGCTACACGTTCGGCACCCTGAAAAACGGTGCCGTCTCCGGCTGCGCCCGGATCTTCGACGCGCGCCTGCTCCTCTTCCCGGTGGCCACCTTCCGGGGCCCGGTCTGGGTCACGAGCCCCCGGACGCTCGCGGACTTCGGGCTGGAAGGGATCGAGCCGCCAAGCAGCGGTAAGGTCCGGGTGGTGAAGGACCTGCTGGGGGAAGGCTCCGCAGAGACTAAGGGGACTAAGCCGCTAAACCTTGGCTGGTTGATGGTCGAGGTGGAAGAAAAGGAATTCATCCCGATACAGGATCAGGATGCTCGGGGAAACCGGAAGGACAGCGACAACAAAGGGAAGAACGGCAACAACGACTGTCCTCCCAAACCGGTTACCGACCTTTTCAAGCAATTGCCCGACTACGTGCGCCGGCGGCTCGTCCTGGTCGGCGACGACCTCTTCGGCACCGTCGTCAACAGCAACCTGGAGGTCCGCACCAGCGTGAGCATCAACCCCGAGACCGGCGCGGCCAAGGAAGGGGCCCTCTTCACCTACGAGGCTCTGCCCCGGGCCGCCTTCCTCTGGGTCGACGTAATCGAAGAACATAAGGTCCCGGCAGATGACGGTGCTGGTGGCGGCCAGACCAGAACTCCCTTCCCCTGGCCGAAGAAAGATAGCGAAGAAGCCGGGAAGGCTTATGTTCAGCCCGAATCCTGGAAGTCCGCGCTCGACGTGGTCAGGGCCGGCTTTGAGTACTTCGAGTTCCTCGGCGTCGGCGGGATGGCCACCCGGGGCTTCGGCCGCCTGAAGCAACTCGCCTGCCGGGAGGTGACGCCCCGATGGTGA
- a CDS encoding nucleotidyl transferase AbiEii/AbiGii toxin family protein has translation MSFRSLFWDRPHLRDATHRELREYLERVRGDCVRYDPVLRRFVEAGKLKDALAVFPLEEIRRALGTFRFWKTPELRLRAWERAVGWLEKERRFAPREHGECWASPRQRELFLQLFREPRVRERFYLTGGTCLAVFYLGHRRSEDLSLFAAREADFRENARLFRALTGGTAEVESEHYCRYSAGGVRVDFVWDALSLPEEFASLEVESGLTVKLDTPFNIAVNKLCAVVSRGEPKDVVDLAFLLKVGAVGPPSLARLFAGAAEREAALDDPLYVSALLEELAERADRALEEVRSLLVREVAAAEMREALLRLSSAASALHHISLPPPEPGTPGGDLHL, from the coding sequence GTGTCTTTCCGGTCGCTCTTCTGGGACCGGCCGCACCTCCGCGACGCGACGCACCGGGAGTTGAGGGAATACCTGGAAAGGGTGCGGGGCGACTGCGTCCGCTACGACCCGGTGCTGCGCCGCTTCGTCGAGGCGGGAAAGCTAAAGGACGCCCTGGCCGTCTTCCCCCTGGAAGAGATAAGGCGCGCGCTGGGCACCTTCCGCTTCTGGAAGACGCCGGAGCTCAGGCTCCGCGCCTGGGAGAGGGCGGTGGGATGGTTGGAGAAGGAAAGGCGGTTCGCGCCGCGCGAGCACGGGGAGTGCTGGGCCTCTCCCAGACAGAGGGAGCTCTTCCTCCAGTTGTTCCGGGAACCGCGCGTCAGGGAGCGGTTCTACCTCACGGGAGGTACTTGCCTGGCAGTCTTCTACCTGGGACACAGGAGGTCTGAAGACCTGAGCCTGTTCGCCGCGCGGGAAGCCGACTTCCGGGAGAACGCGCGCCTCTTCAGGGCGCTGACGGGCGGGACGGCGGAAGTGGAGTCGGAGCACTACTGCCGGTACTCCGCCGGGGGCGTCAGGGTCGACTTCGTCTGGGACGCCCTCTCCCTCCCGGAGGAGTTCGCCTCCCTCGAGGTCGAGTCCGGGCTGACGGTGAAGCTCGACACCCCGTTCAACATCGCGGTCAACAAACTCTGCGCGGTGGTGAGCCGGGGCGAGCCGAAAGACGTCGTGGACCTGGCCTTCCTGCTGAAGGTAGGAGCAGTTGGCCCGCCCTCCCTGGCGCGGCTCTTCGCGGGGGCGGCGGAGAGGGAAGCCGCCCTCGACGACCCCCTCTACGTCTCCGCCCTCCTGGAAGAGCTGGCGGAGCGGGCGGACCGGGCGCTGGAGGAAGTCCGCTCCCTCCTGGTGAGGGAGGTCGCCGCGGCGGAAATGCGGGAAGCGCTGCTGCGGCTCTCCTCGGCGGCGTCCGCCCTGCACCACATCTCCCTTCCCCCGCCGGAACCGGGGACGCCGGGCGGTGACCTCCACCTTTAG
- a CDS encoding Fic family protein, with product MLQEVLRDIDRLKERLDRARPLTPAEARRLREYLLVEWTHHSTALEGNTLDLRETRVVLLDGLAVGGKTLREHLEVVDHRDAIEWLESAVREGLPLSEGLIRELNRLVLKSTLPEEAGKYRRGGARVAGSRHVPPPAWDVPFLVRETVREYDARRGKEHPVALAAWLHWRLVFIHPFTDGNGRTARLLMNFSLMSGGYPPAVIRKEDRERYLDALEEASVRGNLEPFTRLLAERVKEGLCLRLEIVGGEPPEQSQGPAGQRPERPLP from the coding sequence TTGTTGCAGGAAGTCCTGCGCGACATCGACCGGCTCAAGGAGAGGCTTGACAGGGCCAGGCCGCTCACGCCCGCGGAGGCCCGGCGGCTCCGGGAGTACCTGCTCGTGGAGTGGACGCACCACTCCACGGCCCTGGAGGGCAACACCCTCGACCTGCGCGAGACGCGCGTAGTCCTGCTCGACGGGCTCGCCGTGGGCGGGAAGACGCTGCGGGAACACCTGGAAGTCGTGGATCACCGGGACGCCATAGAGTGGCTGGAAAGCGCGGTCCGGGAAGGTCTGCCCCTGTCCGAGGGGCTGATCCGGGAGCTCAACAGGCTGGTCCTGAAGTCCACCCTGCCGGAGGAAGCGGGAAAGTACCGCAGGGGAGGAGCGCGGGTCGCGGGCAGCCGCCACGTGCCCCCGCCCGCGTGGGACGTGCCCTTCCTGGTGCGGGAGACGGTGCGCGAGTACGACGCCCGGAGGGGAAAGGAGCACCCGGTCGCGCTGGCGGCGTGGCTCCACTGGCGGCTGGTGTTTATACACCCCTTCACCGACGGCAACGGGCGCACGGCGCGGCTCCTGATGAACTTCTCCCTGATGTCCGGCGGCTACCCGCCGGCGGTAATCAGGAAAGAAGACCGGGAGCGGTACCTGGACGCCCTGGAAGAGGCCTCCGTGAGGGGAAACCTGGAACCGTTCACCAGGCTTTTGGCGGAGAGGGTTAAGGAAGGGCTTTGCCTGCGCCTTGAGATAGTCGGCGGGGAGCCGCCGGAGCAGTCTCAAGGCCCTGCGGGCCAAAGGCCGGAAAGGCCGCTCCCTTAG
- a CDS encoding ParM/StbA family protein — translation MKVAIDVGYGFVKGVAGSGERVRFPSVVAPAQELVLSDLAGREVGHLVELRRLSGAVERYFVGELALKEGRAQAVTLDRDKHLHPYHSVLLLAAARLLGAGSSAELCVGLPVAYYRPRREELKRHLMGLSAEVSVDGSPAARVSFSRVLVYPQGAGALLTAADLPESGLTVTVDVGFKTTDFVTCEVQDGKALPVSSLCGSLEVGVHTALYLVQAAYQARTGAPLDFTRAERLLREGRTFFRGEELDFSREAEMARLAAARSIADGVLAVLGSRADEVAVYYLAGGGAEALPQLRQMLPGRVRVLPDPTFANALGFLKVLSGSA, via the coding sequence TTGAAGGTAGCCATTGACGTCGGCTACGGCTTCGTCAAGGGCGTGGCCGGGTCCGGGGAGAGGGTGCGCTTCCCCTCGGTGGTGGCGCCGGCGCAGGAGCTCGTCCTCTCCGACCTGGCGGGCCGGGAAGTCGGCCACCTGGTGGAGCTGAGGAGGCTCTCCGGGGCCGTCGAGCGCTACTTCGTCGGGGAGCTGGCGCTGAAGGAGGGCAGGGCGCAGGCGGTCACCCTGGACCGCGACAAGCACCTGCACCCCTACCACTCGGTGCTCCTGCTCGCGGCGGCGCGCCTCCTGGGGGCCGGGAGCAGTGCCGAACTCTGCGTCGGCCTGCCGGTGGCCTACTACCGCCCGAGGCGCGAGGAGCTGAAGAGGCACCTGATGGGCCTCTCCGCCGAGGTCTCGGTGGACGGGAGCCCCGCCGCGAGGGTGTCCTTCTCCAGGGTGCTGGTCTACCCCCAGGGGGCGGGGGCGCTGCTCACGGCCGCGGACCTCCCCGAGTCCGGGCTCACGGTCACGGTGGACGTCGGCTTCAAGACCACCGACTTCGTCACCTGCGAGGTGCAGGACGGGAAGGCCCTCCCGGTGTCGAGCCTCTGCGGCAGCCTGGAGGTCGGCGTCCACACGGCCCTCTACCTCGTCCAGGCCGCCTACCAGGCGAGGACCGGGGCCCCGCTGGACTTCACGCGGGCGGAAAGGCTCCTGAGGGAAGGCAGGACGTTCTTCCGGGGAGAGGAGCTGGACTTCTCCAGGGAGGCGGAGATGGCCCGCCTGGCGGCCGCCAGGAGCATAGCCGACGGGGTGCTGGCGGTCCTCGGCTCCCGCGCCGACGAGGTGGCGGTCTACTACCTGGCGGGCGGCGGCGCGGAAGCCCTGCCGCAGCTCCGGCAGATGCTCCCCGGCAGGGTGCGGGTCCTGCCGGACCCCACCTTCGCCAACGCGCTGGGCTTCTTAAAGGTGCTTTCCGGGAGCGCCTAG
- a CDS encoding DUF6922 domain-containing protein, with amino-acid sequence MASVPERFRVIFWDVRPESLDVREHKRFIIERVLEFGDEDAYRWMFATYADEEIVAVARASPRISPRTAVMLANFYGIPEEEFECLRSVSLRKPRGS; translated from the coding sequence GTGGCTTCCGTGCCCGAGCGCTTCCGCGTCATCTTCTGGGACGTCCGGCCGGAGAGCCTGGACGTCAGGGAGCACAAGAGGTTCATCATAGAGCGGGTGCTGGAGTTTGGCGACGAAGACGCCTACCGGTGGATGTTCGCCACTTACGCGGACGAGGAGATCGTGGCGGTGGCCAGGGCGAGCCCGCGGATTTCCCCGCGGACTGCCGTCATGCTGGCCAACTTTTACGGCATCCCGGAGGAGGAGTTCGAGTGTTTGAGGAGTGTGTCTCTCCGGAAGCCTCGCGGCTCCTGA
- a CDS encoding IS607 family transposase → MPKYYKQRLYRTAEAAVLLGVHKDTLRRWEREGKIKAVWLGRERRFPEEEIRRLLGEANPDVVVLYARVSGHDQKADLQRQVEVLKEAYGPKFSNVVVLTDVGSGLSTSRRGLRKAMGLARERKIRAIAVTCPDRLTRFGFEYLEEYFSSFGVEVLVLNREEDKSLRQELVEDLLTIVTSFAGRLYGHRSHKVKKLKNEVKEALSRLDTDDRPETP, encoded by the coding sequence ATGCCGAAGTACTACAAGCAACGCTTGTACCGCACCGCTGAAGCGGCAGTCCTGCTCGGCGTTCACAAAGACACCCTGCGTCGTTGGGAAAGGGAAGGAAAGATCAAGGCCGTCTGGCTCGGGCGGGAGCGCCGCTTCCCCGAAGAGGAAATCCGCCGCCTCTTAGGAGAAGCCAACCCGGACGTCGTGGTGCTTTACGCCCGGGTATCAGGCCACGACCAAAAGGCGGACCTCCAGCGGCAGGTAGAGGTACTGAAAGAAGCGTACGGCCCCAAATTCTCTAACGTGGTGGTCCTGACCGACGTCGGTTCCGGCCTCTCGACTTCCCGCAGGGGCCTGAGGAAGGCCATGGGACTGGCCCGGGAGAGAAAGATACGCGCCATTGCCGTCACCTGTCCCGACAGGCTGACGCGCTTCGGCTTCGAGTACCTGGAAGAGTACTTCTCGAGCTTCGGCGTCGAAGTGCTCGTGCTCAACCGGGAAGAAGACAAAAGCCTCCGGCAGGAGCTGGTGGAAGACTTGCTCACCATAGTCACCTCTTTTGCGGGCAGGCTCTACGGGCACAGGTCACACAAGGTAAAAAAGCTCAAGAACGAGGTGAAGGAGGCGCTCTCCCGCCTTGATACTGACGACCGGCCTGAGACTCCCTGA